Part of the Paenibacillus aurantius genome, TAACCGATGGACAAGGGGAGCGATAACCAATGAACAAAGCCCGGCTGACTTACCGTCTGGACCGCCAGCCTGACCCGAGAAAAGGAACCCAGCCTCCCGGGGGGGAGAAGAAGGTCATCCCTCTTTCTGAAGAGGAATTTCGGGTGGTGGGGGATCCCCAGCCGTTGAACGAATATACGAATGACTACGGGGCGTGGAGCAGCCCCTTCGACGCCGAAACACGCCGCATCGAACAGCTCATCCGGCACAGCCAGGATAAGCATCCGGAGGTGGTCCGTCCGTCCCGGGAAGCCTCCGCGACGGACCTGGAGGAATGGGAGCCGCCGCATCACCCGGAGACGGGGTATGTGGAGGACGACCGGTACGAACCGTACCAGGAGGAAACGCCCCGGACGGTTCGGGAGAGGGGGTATATCCCGAGCACGGTCCGGACCGTCCGGTATTCCAAAACCCCCTGGATCAAGGTGGCGGCTTCCGTGACGGGGGCGGTGGCCACAGGTGCCCTCCTCGGCTTCTTCGTCCTGTCGCTGTTCTCGGACGATTCCGGTTCCAAGGAGCTGCCGTCCGTAACGGGCGGCGGAGGCTCCAAGTCTGCCGTATCCGCCGGCAAGAACGGCACGGCGGACCCGCAGACGGCGGGCGGCACCAAGCCGGATGCCGCTTCCGTACCGGCTTCAGCCCAGGCGGCCGCCGGAACAGCGGCCTCGATCCCGGCCCGTACCTACACGTTCCTGCAGACCGGCGGCTTCGGCACGGCCCAGGCAGCGGAAGCCCAGGCGGCTGAGCTCCGCAAGAAGGGCGTAGCGGCGGTTACGGAGCCGGGGGATACTGTCTTCGTCTACTCCGGCATTGCCGCAAGCAAGGAAGACGCCAAAGCCGTCACCGCCAGCCTGATCGACAAGAAGATCGAAGTCTACGCCAAAACGGTCTCGGTGGCGGGGGCTTCCCAAATCCGCTGGAACGGCAAAGCGGAGGCTCTTCAAACCTACCTGTCCCAATCCGATCAGCTTCTCCGCATGATCAGCGGGCTGACCCTCGTTCATCTCGAGGAAGCCAAGCCGACGCCGCTTGACGAGGCTACGATGACGGCCGTCAAGAAGGCCCACGACCAATGGACGGCCGGTCAGGCGGAGGTCGCCTCCGGCGCTACCGCCGAAGCCAAAACCGCTCTCCAAAAGATGAACAACGCCATGAACACGGCGAAGCTGTCGCTCGACAAGTACAAGGAGGCTCCGGCCACGGCTACGCTTTGGAATGCGCAGACAAATCTCATGCAGTTCGTATTGGCCGAGAAGGAGCTGCTCCGGATTATCGGGGCCTCCTAGAACGTTCGTTAGCTGAAGGATAGCCGCCGGGGATCAAGCTCCGGCGGTTTTTGGTGATGCGATTGTATCTCTCCGGACAAGACCGTATAATGGGGGATAGGCTTTCGGCCTCTTACTCATCCTACATAAGGTAAGGGATTCTATGAAAAAAAATGCGTTTACGTTAATCATCTTTATCGTCATCGGGCTCATCACCGGAGCTATTGTTTCCCAGCTGCTGGAGCCGGTCAAGGCCCTGTCTTTTCTGACCAAATCGGCTGAGATTTCCTGGGAGCCCCGGGCCGATCTCCACATTATCAAGTATTCGCTTGCGCTCCAAATCCGTCTCAACCTGATCAGCATTCTGGGGATTGTGGCCGCCTTTTGGATTTACCGCAAGCTCTAAGAAGAAATCCGACATCTTTGCTGTCGAAAGGAGCCTCCCATGTCACCGAACGCTCATCCGCTTATTCTGGCCTCCTCCTCTCCGCGAAGGCAGGAGCTGATCCGGACGCTTGGCCTTCCTTACGTCATCCGGGTAAGCGATGCCGACGAAACCGTCGAGCCGGGGCTTTCTCCGGCGCAGATCGTAGAGACCCTGGCGCTCCGCAAGGCCGAAACCGTACACGAGCTAATCCGAAAGGAACGCGACCTGCAGGGAGGCGTGATTATCGGATCCGACACGGTGGTGGTACTGGACGGAGAGGTGCTCGGCAAGCCACGGGACCGGGAGGACGCCTTCATGACGCTGACCCGTCTTCAGGGCTCCACGCACGAGGTATTCAGCGGAGTCGCCTGCCTGGCGGCCGGTGAACCGGAGCAGGCTCAGGAGTCCGCTGCCGCGGCCCGTTCCGTCGGACCGTCCATGAGCTACCGCCTCCGGCACGGAGCCGAGACAGAGAAGCCCAGTGCCGCCGTGGGCCACTCGGTCAGCAAGGTGACCTTCCGTCCCATGAGTCCCGACGAGATCCGCGCGTACATCGCGACGGGGGAGCCCATGGACAAGGCCGGCTCCTACGGCGTGCAGGGCTTGGGTTCGCTGTTCGTCGAGAGAATCGACGGAGACTTCTACTCCGTCATGGGCCTTCCGATGAACCTCCTGTATTCCATGCTTCTAGAGTTTGGAATCAGCCCTTTTAGGCAGCCGGAGGGCCGCGTTTAGCTTCCTTCCGGTCTGGAAGGAAGGAACCTTCTATATCCGGCAAGCAGGGGACCTGCCTCATGCAGGGACCCTCTTTTCATGCCCGAGGCCTTTCGGGCCGCTTCCTCTTTGTCGAAAGATGGAAGATTTCCGGGGCGGCTGACTACCGGTGTTTAGGTTGGTTTTTCCAGCTTATCCTTATTTTTTCGGAAAAAATAGGCGGTTTGTCAGTCAGGCAGAACATGGTATAATAATAAAATGGATTCGTGCCCTTGCATCGAATTACATAGAATTTTGCAAGAAAGAGGGGAATGGATGGAGTCGCCAGGCATCACTTTGCGCGATGTTCCCAATGAAGAACGACCTAGAGAACGCATGCTGCATTTTGGGGCTCAAGCATTAAGCAACGCGGAACTGCTCGCCATTCTAATCCGTACGGGGACGGTAGCCGAATCGGCTGTCCGGCTGGCGGAGCGGGTTCTGAAGGAATCCGGTTCGCTTCGTAATTTGGTAGATATGAGCGTCGACGAGCTTACGCGGGTTAAAGGAATAGGAGAGGCCAAAGCCCTCCAGATCCGCGCAGGCATTGAACTCGGGCGTCGTTTGTCACGGGCGTCCCTGCATGATAAAATAACCATTCGTTCTCCCCGGGATGCCGCCGCGCTCCTTATGGAGGATTTGCGATACCTTCAGAAGGAGCATTTTGTGTGCCTGTTTCTGAATACCAAAAATCACGTCATCGCCCAGGAAACGCTGTCCATGGGAAGCTTGAACGCTTCCATCGTCCATCCGCGGGAAGTGTTTCGTGCTGCCATGAAATGCAGCAGCGCCTCCCTGATCTGCGTACATAACCATCCGAGCGGGGATCCTACGCCAAGTCCGGAGGACATCGAAATCACCGCCCGTCTGGTAGAGGCGGGCCAAATCGTAGGAATCGAAGTGCTCGATCACATCATCATTGCGGATACGGGCTTTGTGAGTTTGAAGGAAAAAGGACACATGTAATATAATGGGATGGCAGCTGCGCGCTGCCATTGAAGGGAGCCAAATTAGTTATGTTCGGTGGATTTACTAAGGATCTTGGGATCGATTTGGGTACGGCGAATACCCTTGTATACGTTAAAGGCAAAGGAATCGTGGTGAGGGAGCCTTCCGTGGTCGCCCTTCGGACGGATACGAAAACGATCGAGGCGGTGGGAGAAGCCGCCAAGAAGATGATCGGCCGGACCCCCGGCAACATCCGCGCGGTTCGCCCTATGAAGGACGGCGTCATCGCCGACTTCGAAACGACCGCCACGATGATCAAGTATTTTCTGCGTCAAGCCCAAAAGCAACGGGTGTTGTTCCAGCGTCATCCCAATGTTATGGTCTGTGTTCCTTCCGGCATTACGGCTGTGGAGAAGCGGGCGGTAGAGGATGCCACCAAGCAGGCGGGGGCCCGCGAAGCGTATACGATCGAAGAGCCTTTTGCCGCCGCTATCGGAGCGGACCTTCCGGTATGGGAGCCGACGGGCAGCATGGTGGTCGACATCGGAGGGGGCACGACGGAGGTAGCCGTCATCTCCCTCGGAGGCATTGTCACCAGCCGCTCGATCCGGATCGCGGGAGACGAAATGGACGAGGCGATTACCCAATACATCAAGCGCATGTACAACCTCATGATCGGGGAGCGTACGGCCGAGCAGCTCAAGATCGAGATCGGCTCCGCACTGCCCATGGAGAAGGGCGAGACGATGGAAATCCGCGGCCGCGACCTGGTCAGCGGACTGCCGAAGACCATGACGGTTACATCGGACGAAGTAACGGAAGCTTTGGCCGATACGGTCAACAGCATTGTGGACGCTGTCAAAATTACGCTGGAGAAATGTCCTCCGGAGCTTGCCGCCGACATCATGGACCGCGGCATCGTGCTCACCGGCGGCGGTGGACTTCTGCGCAACCTGGACAAGCTTCTTTCCCGGGAGACGGGAATGCCGGTCATGGTGGCCGAGAATCCGCTTGACTGCGTGGCCATCGGAACCGGACGAGCCCTCGACAACATTCATCTCTTTAAAGTAAGAAGCGGCTCTTCCGGCAGATCCAAGCGTTAAAAACGAATTATAGAAGGTGTGCCGTCTTGTTCAAGCTTATGGGGAATAAAAAGATGCTTGTGCTGATGCTTTCCTTGATATTCTTTATGACTCTGTTCGGGTTGACCTTGAGGACGAGGGAGAAACTCACCTATCCGGAAAGAATCATTACGGATACCGTCTCGTGGACGCAGGGCTTGTTCAACAAGCCGGCCAGCTTCATCGCGGGAGTCTTTGAGGATATCGGGGAATTGCGGGTGCTTTACCAGGAGAACAAAGCCCTGCGGATGACGCTGTCCCAGTATGCCCGGGATACGATGCGGCTGAACGACCTGGAAGCCCAGAACAAGAGGCTGAAGGATTTACTAGGCTTTACGGAGCAACAGAAAGCCGCCAATAATTATATTTATCATGTGGCTGAGGTGGTAGCCTACAGTCCCGACACCTACAGCAGTACGATCACAATTAACCTCGGCACCCGGGACGGCATTAAGCCGAATATGGCGGTGATGTCGGTCGACGGGCTGATCGGCCGGATCTCCCATGTAACGGATTTCCATTCGAAGGTGCAGCTGCTGACCGGCAATGATTCCGACGCCGCGGCCAAAGGAATCTCCGCCACCATCAAGGGCAAGGAGGATTCCTCCTTTGGCATCGTGAGCTACGATATCGACAAGCAGGCTTTGGTGATGACCAAAATTCCCCAGACGGACGAGCTGGCTCCGAATGATGTCGTCATTACCTCGGGACTCGGGGAAATCTTCCCGAAAGGCATCGTCATCGGCAAGGTGCTGACGAAGGAAGTCGACCGTTTCGGTCTGAATTATATGGCGACGGTGGAGCCTGCCGCCAAGTTCACTCACCTGCGGGAAGTGCTTGTCGTCGAAGTCCCGGACATGAGGTGAGCCTATGAACCGCAACCGATTAACCCTGGTTCTATTCGTCTTATTTCTTATAGAAGGCACTTGGCTTAAATGGATCATACCGCCGGAATGGCAGGAGAACGTAATCGTCGCTCCTCACCTGCTTCTGACGGCGGTTCTTCTAATAGGCATCTATGTCAACCGGCATACCGCGCTACTTTACGGGGCCGGTTTCGGCCTTCTTCATGACATCGTTTATTACGGACCGATGATCGGACCTTACTGCTTATGCATGGGGCTATTGGGGTACGCCGCGGGTCTCATTTCCTTCCGTTCCTACAGCAGCATTTTGACGAGCATGTTTCTGGTGACGGTCGGCAACTTCGCCTTTGAGTGGCTCATCTACGGCATTTACCGTGTATTTCAGGTGATCCACACCGACGTCAACCGCATCTTCCTGTACCAGATGCTGCCGAGCATTCTGATCAATTTGCTGTTTGCCCTCGTCATTTATGTCCCGATGCGGAGGCTACTCGAGAAAGTGAAAGCGGGCGTCCGGACGGAGGATTACAACGGCGACGTGTAAAGCCCATTCCATCATCCCCGTCCGCCGAGGACGGACGGCCGTTATTCTTGGCCAGGAGGTATACCCATTTATGACGGCACCAGCCAAGAAACAGCATGTGAATATAAAAGGAGTCAAGGAAGGCCTGCTGTTCGTCCTGGATGACACCTGCCGCTACACCGACCTGCTGGCGGAGCTCGAAGAGAAGCTGACCGGAACCCACAACAAGATTTTGTCCGGTCCTCAAATTTACGTTCAGGTCAAGCTGGGAGAGCGGGTTCTGAACGAGGCGGAGAAAGAGCAGATCCGGGAATTGATCGGGAAGAGGGGCAACCTTCTCGTCCAGTCGATCGAAACGGAGCAGGCTGTAACGGATGAGATTATTCCAGGACTCGAGGAGTTCAAGGTGATCCGGGGAATGGTTCGTTCCGGCCAGACCGTATCCTTTGAAGGTAACCTGATGCTGCTCGGAGATGTTAACCCGGGAGGATCGATTCTCGCGTCCGGTGATATTATCATTATGGGGTCGCTGCGCGGGATGGCTCACGCCGGAATGGAAGGCAAGGAGGATGCCATCATCGGTGCTTCTCACTTAAGACCCACCCAGCTGAGAATTGCGAATGTCATCAGCCGTCCGCCGGATGAGTGGGGAGTGGAAGAGGCCTTTATGGAATTCGCTTATATCCGGGACGGAGCGATGGAGATCGACAAGATCCATAACCTGCACCGCATCCGGCCTTAGGGCCGAGCAACCGTAAGAGGTCCCGGCCTGTCAGCCTGCTTGCCCGGATCGACAAATAGAGAGGGAGTGAGCCTATGGGAGAGGCAATTGTCATCACTTCAGGCAAAGGCGGAGTGGGAAAAACCACGACATCGGCCAACATCGGCACCGCGCTGGCGCTTCAAGGGAAGAAAGTCTGCATGGTCGATACCGATATCGGCCTGCGGAACCTGGATGTCGTCATGGGCCTGGAGAACCGCATCATCTACGATCTGGTCGATGTGGTAGAGGGCCGATGCCGTCTGAAGCAGGCTCTAATCAAGGACAAGCGGTTCGATGAGCTGTACCTGCTCCCCGCTGCGCAGACGAAGGATAAACATTCCGTCTCGCCGGAGAGTGTGCGGGAAATCGTTCTGGAGCTTAAGAAAGAGTTTGATTTTGTTATAATTGACTGTCCGGCCGGGATCGAGCAGGGATTCAAGAATGCGGTAGCCGGCGCGGACAAAGCCATCGTGGTGACCACTCCAGAGAACGCCGCCGTTCGGGATGCGGACCGGATCATCGGCCTCTTAGAGAAAGAGAACATGCAATCGACCAGCCTTGTGGTGAACCGGATCCGCCCGAATATGGTAAAGAAGGGCGAAATGCTCGACATAGACGAGATTTGCCAGGTGCTGGCGATTGATCTCCTGGGCATTGTTCCGGATGACGAGCACGTCATCAAGGCTGCCAATTCGGGCGAACCGACGGTTATGAATCCGACGTCCCGGGCGGCCGTAGCTTACCGCAACATCGCGAGACGGATTCTGGGGGATACGGTTCCTCTCATGTCTTTGAACGAGAAGCCGAGCATGTTCGCGAAGATGAAGAAATTTTTTGGTATGGGATAGGATAAGATGTTTCCCTTATTTAACAAGTTTAAAAGAATTGACTGGTCCCTTGTCCTTATCCTCCTAGCGTTTATGGTAATCAGCACGTTTCTGATTTACAGCGCTACGATCAGCTCGAAATACGCTGATATGGGCTTTCATAAGAAGAACCTGGTATTCTATGCGGTCGGATTCGTCGCCCTCTTTGGAGTGGCGCTGTTTAACTTCCGGTGGCTGCTGAAATCCTCCATCTATTTATATGCCATCGGGCTGATTCTTCTCGCCGGTCTGTACACCCCCCTCGGCAAAGTCTATTTCGGGGCGCGGGGATGGTATACCATTCCCGGACTTAACATGGATTTTCAGCCGGCGGAGCTTGTGAAGCTGATCCTCATCATTACCATAGCCGCTTACATCGGACGGCGGGAAGGGGAGAAGCTGGAGCTGCTGCGCGATGTTATCCCGATCGGCGTCATTGTGGCCGTTCCTTTCGCGATGGTCGTCCTCATGCCGGATCTTGGGAACGCCATTATCTTCATTGTCATCCTGCTCGGCATGTATTGGATCGGAAACATCAAATTCCTCCATGTGCTGATCGGGACGACGCTGGTGGCGGGGAGCATCGGATTGTTCGTCTTTCTGTTCAGCTCTTACCATGATGAAGTCTCCAAGGTCATGGAGGCGATGGGCGGGGGGCACTGGGTCCAGCGGTTCGACTCCTTCCTGAGCCCGGAAACGAGCAGCCGGGACACCAACTTCCAGGGCGAAAATTCCAAGATTGCGATCGGCTCCGGGAACTTGACCGGGAACGGCTATCTGAAGGGAACCTCCGTTCACAGCAACTTTATTCCCGTCGCTTACTCCGACGCCATCTTTGTCGTGGTGGGAGAGGAATTCGGCTTCCGGGGCGCCGTCATCCTGCTTGTCCTGTATTTCATCATGATCTACCGGATGATCATTATCTCGATGGAGACGGAGGATTTGCGGGGCTCGTACATCATCGTGGGAATCGTTTCCCTGTATGTGTTCCAGATTTTCGAGAACGTCGGCATGCTCATAGGCCTTATGCCGATTACCGGCATTACCCTTCCGTTCGTCAGCTACGGGGGGACCTCCCTGCTGATCAATATGGTGGCGATCGGACTCGTCATGAGCATCCGGGTTCACCAGGAGAAGCCGGACGAACTGGAGTGACGGCCGAACCTGAGTGTCTTTCTTGCCTCTCCTTACCCCTACCTTCCGTTGCATAGCCGACGGAAGGTTTTTTATTTGTAGAAACGTCTATTCCCGGTAGGTTGTCCGTCTCCAAGCGCGAACGGAATAAATCCCTATCCCCATTTCATAAGATGAGAGTAAACAAGCTATCGCGAAACGGGGGCACGGATATGGAAAGGATATCGAGCGTGAGGCAGCGGCGGCAGGACCGGATCCGCGAAATTCAGGAGAGGACAAGCCGGGGAGGGCGGCCGGAAGCGACAGAAGAGCGCGCCCCGAGTAACGCAAGAGTGGCAAGCGGTTTCCCCACAGGCTATCGGGACAACCCGCCGTTGCCGGTGTCACCACCGGACAAGCGGTTCGAGGATCCCGAGTACGTGTGGAAGCTTAAGGAACGGCAGCTGCTTGGGCTGCCCCCGACCCTCCCCGAGTGGGAGACGGACCGGCCGGGGAGGCCGGTTCGTCCCATCGGATGGAGGCTGACGGTCAGCGCGGTGCTGTTTGCCGCGGTATGGGGCCTCTTCCAGGTGCAAGCCCCGTGGGCCGCGGATGTCCAAGCCGTGGTCCGTCAGTCGCTCACACGGGAATGGGATTTCACCCGGGCCGCCGTCTGGTACGAAGAGAGGTTTGGTGCGGTGCCCTCCTTCCTTCCGGCCTTTCATCCGGGGGAGGAGGGAGAGACCAAGGCTGCCTCCAAGAGCCTGCAAGCCTTCCACGTCCCGGCCCGCGGCACCATCGTGTCTGCCTTTGCCAATTCTCACCCATGGGTGGTACTGCAGACGGAGCCGGGAACGGTCATTCATGCCATGGATACCGGGCGTATCCTTTCCGCAGGACTGAAGGAATCCTCCGGCTATACCCTTGTTATTCAGCACGCGAACGGCCTGCAGACCACCTACGGGCTGCTGGATAAAGGAGCCTGGGCCGCCGGAGACTGGGTGAAGGGCGGCGAAGCGCTCGGCAAAGCCTCGCTCAACAGCCAAACGGGCCGGGGAAGTTTTTATTTTGCCGTTATGAAGGACAAAGAATACCTAAATCCGGCGGATGTGGTCCGCTTTGATTAACCTGGGAGGAACGGCTTACCGCTTCCACCCTCTGTTTGTTATGCTTATGCTGCTTTCCTTGGCGACGGGTTATTTTGTGGAGCTGCTCACCCTTTTCGGGCTCGTGTTCATTCACGAGATGGGCCATGTCGCCGCGGCTAAAGCGTTCGGCTGGACGGTTCGGGAAGTGCAGTTCCTCCCGTTCGGGGGAGTGGCCGTCGTGGAGGAATCCGGCAGCATGCCGGCCCGCGAGGAATTGTGGGTAGCCTTAGCGGGGCCTCTGCAGAACCTCTGGATGATCGCCCTGGCCCTCTTGATGAAGGCTGCAGGCTGGGATAACGACGGCTGGTGGGATTATTTCCTGAAGGCCAATGCCATGCTCGGGCTTTTCAACCTGCTGCCGGTTCTTCCGCTGGACGGGGGCAAGGTGCTGCTTTCTGTGCTCAGCTACTGGGTCAGCTACCACCGAGCCATGCTCTTCTGCGCCTGGAGCAGCCTGGCCTTTTCCTGCGTGCTGCTTGGGGGAACGCTTCTTACCCTGTCCACAGCCGGTCTTCACCTCAATCTTCTCATGATTGGCGTCTTCCTTCTTTATTCCAATTGGTACGGTTACCGGCACCTTCCCTACCAGTTTATCCGCTTTCTCATGAGCCGGGAGAAAACGGCGGCCCGCCAGCGCGGGAAGGGTATTCCTGCCCAGCCCCTCCTTGTCCACGAACAAGCTCCGGTCGGTGAGGTGGCCCGTCGGTTGATGAGGGAGCGGCATCACCTGATCTACGTCTGCGGTCCCGAAGGCCGAATCCGGGGAGTACTGCCGGAGAGAAGGCTGATCGACTCCTACTTCACCGATGCCAAAACGGGCCGTGCGGTTTCCGAGCTGATCATGTAGAATAGGAAGCAGGAAGGACCGGGGGTGGAACGGTGAAGCAGGTCATCATTCATCATGCAAACGGAACAAGCAAAGCGGCGCTGCTGGAGGACGGTCGGTTATCGGAATTTTATGTGGAGCAGACGGGCGAGAAGGAACGGGCCGGCAATCTGTACAAAGGACGGGTGGTGAACGTTCTTCCCGGCATGCAGTCGGCCTTTGTGGACATCGGTCTCGAGAAGAACGCTTTTCTGTACCGGGACGATCTCCTGCCCGCCCACCTGGAGAAGCAGCCCGCGGACAAGCCGTGCATCCAAGAGTTGGTCCGCCCCGGTCAAGAGCTCATCGTTCAGGTCAAAAAAGAACCAAGCGGCAGCAAGGGGGCAAGGGTCACGACCCATTTCACCTTGCCCGGACGTTGGATCGTCTATATGCCAAACGCCGATTATACGGCGGTTTCCCGCAAGATCGAGTCCAACGAAGAGAAGCTGCGGCTGAAGCAGATCGGTGACGAGCTGCGAAGCGGCGGAGACGGCATTATCCTCCGAACCATAGCGGCCGGCCAGCCGGCGGAATCGCTCGGCCGGGATTGGGAGAGACTGCACAGCGTCTGGGAGGGCGTCCTGCAGGAGGCTTCGCTTCAGAAAGCCCCCTGTCTCTTGTTTCAGGACTTGGCCCTCGTGCCCCGCCTGGCCCGGGACTTGTTCACCGACGGGATTGATGAGCTGGTTGTGGATGACGAGGAGCTCGCGGAACAGATCGGCCGCATGGTGAAGGACACGGCCCCGAAGCTGGCCCGCTGCGTCCGGGTGTACCGCGGGGAAATCCCGGTGTTCTATTCTTTCCCCGTGGCGGAGGAGCTTGAGAAGGCTTTCCGCCGCAAAATTTGGCTGAACAACGGCGCCTACCTGGTTATGGACCAGACCGAAGCGCTTACGGTTATTGATGTCAATACCGGGAGGTATACGGGCGGGGAGAACCTGGAGCAGACCGTGTTCGAAACGAACATGGAGGCCGCGCGTGAGATTGTGCGGCTTCTCCGGCTCCGGGATATCGGGGGGATCATTGTCGTCGATTTTATCGACATGAAGGACGAGAACCACCGTCAGGCGGTTCGTCGGCAGATGGAGGAGTCCGCACGCGCCGACCGGACCAAGACGCTGATGATCGGCTGGACGAAGCTGGGCCTTTTCGAATTGACCCGCAAGAAGAACCGCCAGGCGCTGGACGGCCAGTTCTTCGACAGCTGTCCTTACTGCGGGGGCTCGGGGAAGGTGCACTCCAAAGATCACCCTTTGTACGGGCAGTAACCCGCCGGAAGAAAGCTTCTGCGGCAGTCCAATTAGCCGTTGCTTTGTTCAGGTGGCTATGGTAGAATAGTTCAGTGTGTTGCCAACCGCACGAGTCGGGTTTAAGTATGGAGCGTTCTCGGATGCCTCGTCACCTGGACATAGGCGAGTCTTACTATTGAGGGAGGTGCAACAATGTACGCTATTATTGAAACGGGCGGTAAACAGTACAAGGTCCAAGAAGGCGACGTTCTCTTCATTGAGAAGCTGACGGTCGGCGAGGGCGATGCGGTTACGTTTGACCGTGTTCTGGCTGTTTCCAACGACAACGGTTTGCAAATCGGTTCTCCGGTTGTTTCCGGTGCTTCCGTATCCGCTAAAGTAGAAAAGCACGGCAAAGGTCGCAAGATCATCGTGTATAAATACAAAGCGAAGAAGAACTACCGTCGCAAGCAAGGCCACCGTCAGCCATACACCAAAGTTGTGATCGACAAGATCCAAGCGTAAGGCACCCATGATTCGAGTTCTTATTGAGAGAGCCGAAAAAGGGACCGTCTGTGCTTTTCGTGTAGAAGGCCATGCCCGCTATGCGGATCCGGGACAAGACATCGTCTGCGCCGGTGTATCTGCGGTGACGGTCGGCACGGTGAATGCCGTGGAGAAGCTGACCGGAGTGGAAATGCCAAGCAAGATGAAGAACGGATTCCTGCAGGCGTCGGTGCCCGGCAATCTGAAGGAGGACCAGCAGGCGCAAGTCCAGCTGCTTCTCGAATCGATGATTGTCATGCTTCATTCCATTGAAGAGTCCTACGGGAAATATATAGCTTTGGAAGACCACTAAGTAAAGAAGGAGGTAACCGAGATGTTGAAATTAAACCTTCAGCTTTTTGCATCCAAAAAAGGGGTAGGTTCCACCAAGAACGGACGCGACAGCATCGCGAAGCGCCTTGGCGTTAAGCGTGCTGACGGCCAGACGGTAACGGCAGGAAGCATCCTCGTTCGTCAACGCGGAACGAAGATCCACCCAGGCAACAACGTGGGCATCGGTTCCGATGACACCCTGTTCGCCAAAGTCG contains:
- a CDS encoding Maf family protein, producing MSPNAHPLILASSSPRRQELIRTLGLPYVIRVSDADETVEPGLSPAQIVETLALRKAETVHELIRKERDLQGGVIIGSDTVVVLDGEVLGKPRDREDAFMTLTRLQGSTHEVFSGVACLAAGEPEQAQESAAAARSVGPSMSYRLRHGAETEKPSAAVGHSVSKVTFRPMSPDEIRAYIATGEPMDKAGSYGVQGLGSLFVERIDGDFYSVMGLPMNLLYSMLLEFGISPFRQPEGRV
- the mreC gene encoding rod shape-determining protein MreC codes for the protein MGNKKMLVLMLSLIFFMTLFGLTLRTREKLTYPERIITDTVSWTQGLFNKPASFIAGVFEDIGELRVLYQENKALRMTLSQYARDTMRLNDLEAQNKRLKDLLGFTEQQKAANNYIYHVAEVVAYSPDTYSSTITINLGTRDGIKPNMAVMSVDGLIGRISHVTDFHSKVQLLTGNDSDAAAKGISATIKGKEDSSFGIVSYDIDKQALVMTKIPQTDELAPNDVVITSGLGEIFPKGIVIGKVLTKEVDRFGLNYMATVEPAAKFTHLREVLVVEVPDMR
- a CDS encoding rod shape-determining protein, whose product is MFGGFTKDLGIDLGTANTLVYVKGKGIVVREPSVVALRTDTKTIEAVGEAAKKMIGRTPGNIRAVRPMKDGVIADFETTATMIKYFLRQAQKQRVLFQRHPNVMVCVPSGITAVEKRAVEDATKQAGAREAYTIEEPFAAAIGADLPVWEPTGSMVVDIGGGTTEVAVISLGGIVTSRSIRIAGDEMDEAITQYIKRMYNLMIGERTAEQLKIEIGSALPMEKGETMEIRGRDLVSGLPKTMTVTSDEVTEALADTVNSIVDAVKITLEKCPPELAADIMDRGIVLTGGGGLLRNLDKLLSRETGMPVMVAENPLDCVAIGTGRALDNIHLFKVRSGSSGRSKR
- the mreD gene encoding rod shape-determining protein MreD, whose translation is MNRNRLTLVLFVLFLIEGTWLKWIIPPEWQENVIVAPHLLLTAVLLIGIYVNRHTALLYGAGFGLLHDIVYYGPMIGPYCLCMGLLGYAAGLISFRSYSSILTSMFLVTVGNFAFEWLIYGIYRVFQVIHTDVNRIFLYQMLPSILINLLFALVIYVPMRRLLEKVKAGVRTEDYNGDV
- a CDS encoding DUF4321 domain-containing protein, with the translated sequence MKKNAFTLIIFIVIGLITGAIVSQLLEPVKALSFLTKSAEISWEPRADLHIIKYSLALQIRLNLISILGIVAAFWIYRKL
- a CDS encoding SPOR domain-containing protein translates to MNKARLTYRLDRQPDPRKGTQPPGGEKKVIPLSEEEFRVVGDPQPLNEYTNDYGAWSSPFDAETRRIEQLIRHSQDKHPEVVRPSREASATDLEEWEPPHHPETGYVEDDRYEPYQEETPRTVRERGYIPSTVRTVRYSKTPWIKVAASVTGAVATGALLGFFVLSLFSDDSGSKELPSVTGGGGSKSAVSAGKNGTADPQTAGGTKPDAASVPASAQAAAGTAASIPARTYTFLQTGGFGTAQAAEAQAAELRKKGVAAVTEPGDTVFVYSGIAASKEDAKAVTASLIDKKIEVYAKTVSVAGASQIRWNGKAEALQTYLSQSDQLLRMISGLTLVHLEEAKPTPLDEATMTAVKKAHDQWTAGQAEVASGATAEAKTALQKMNNAMNTAKLSLDKYKEAPATATLWNAQTNLMQFVLAEKELLRIIGAS
- the minD gene encoding septum site-determining protein MinD, which gives rise to MGEAIVITSGKGGVGKTTTSANIGTALALQGKKVCMVDTDIGLRNLDVVMGLENRIIYDLVDVVEGRCRLKQALIKDKRFDELYLLPAAQTKDKHSVSPESVREIVLELKKEFDFVIIDCPAGIEQGFKNAVAGADKAIVVTTPENAAVRDADRIIGLLEKENMQSTSLVVNRIRPNMVKKGEMLDIDEICQVLAIDLLGIVPDDEHVIKAANSGEPTVMNPTSRAAVAYRNIARRILGDTVPLMSLNEKPSMFAKMKKFFGMG
- the radC gene encoding RadC family protein yields the protein MESPGITLRDVPNEERPRERMLHFGAQALSNAELLAILIRTGTVAESAVRLAERVLKESGSLRNLVDMSVDELTRVKGIGEAKALQIRAGIELGRRLSRASLHDKITIRSPRDAAALLMEDLRYLQKEHFVCLFLNTKNHVIAQETLSMGSLNASIVHPREVFRAAMKCSSASLICVHNHPSGDPTPSPEDIEITARLVEAGQIVGIEVLDHIIIADTGFVSLKEKGHM
- the minC gene encoding septum site-determining protein MinC, translated to MTAPAKKQHVNIKGVKEGLLFVLDDTCRYTDLLAELEEKLTGTHNKILSGPQIYVQVKLGERVLNEAEKEQIRELIGKRGNLLVQSIETEQAVTDEIIPGLEEFKVIRGMVRSGQTVSFEGNLMLLGDVNPGGSILASGDIIIMGSLRGMAHAGMEGKEDAIIGASHLRPTQLRIANVISRPPDEWGVEEAFMEFAYIRDGAMEIDKIHNLHRIRP